A window of Littorina saxatilis isolate snail1 linkage group LG7, US_GU_Lsax_2.0, whole genome shotgun sequence contains these coding sequences:
- the LOC138971418 gene encoding histone-lysine N-methyltransferase Suv4-20-like isoform X2 translates to MPAKHKNSKSRRLTMPKKSTRKFGASLARSRQVQQKAVSSGRNGTSYCMTTEELCRYDDICTALIIDPYMGFQTHKMNIRFRPLSNQAELKRIVEEFIHDQDYEKTHDKLLAVDPRRVSPLIKTEREQNLMRQHIYCFLKMFDNQAGFEIQPCERYSLEDQQGGKIVATKAWKKGQVISMLVGCVGELTPEQERELLVWGQNDYSVQYSDRKKKSQLWLGPAAYMNHDCRPNCSFHATACTAAARLQVIRNIAAGDEIVLSYGDGFFTDEYGNSSCECNTCEELRRGAFRPKENAIVEEPRERLRQVPSRMSTRAEQNMQHARENWTSRARRLEASAALLKSDDLRKLKVTRYDAELMIESNHFLSDVGPRKVAQQATPLGSVSRSRHNSGLSRASSEQSGVCTDLSSSNNSASNLSASTASADAACSLSNPCTPRPRVKRSLSLARKSGSKRARVGSLLDTGDENQPILTAEILPESEREGNRASLWPGF, encoded by the exons ATGCCTGCAAAACATAAGAATAGCAAGTCACGCCGACTCACAATGCCCAAGAAATCAACACGAAAGTTTGGTGCGTCACTTGCAAG GTCCAGGCAAGTTCAGCAGAAAGCTGTGAGCAGTGGACGAAACGGTACATCATACTGCATGACAACAGAAGAGCTGTGTCGCTATGATGATATATGCACTGCCCTAATCATCGACCCTTACATGGGTTTCCAAACCCATAAGATGAATATCAG GTTCCGTCCGCTGTCCAACCAAGCCGAGCTGAAGAGGATTGTAGAAGAGTTCATCCATGACCAGGACTATGAGAAAACGCATGACAAGCTTCTGGCTGTGGATCCCCGACGTGTTAGCCCGCTTATAAAGACTGAGCGAGAACAAAACCTTATGCGTCAGCAT ATATACTGCTTCCTGAAGATGTTTGACAATCAAGCTGGTTTTGAGATCCAGCCATGTGAGCGCTATTCGCTAGAAGACCAACAGGGAGGGAAAATCGTCGCCACCAAGGCATG GAAGAAGGGGCAGGTAATTTCCATGCTGGTGGGCTGTGTGGGAGAGCTGACACCTGAACAGGAGAGAGAGCTACTGGTGTGGGGTCAGAACGACTACAGTGTCCAGTACTCCGACCGCAAAAAGAAGTCCCAGCTCTGGTTGGGGCCCGCTGCCTACATGAACCATGACTGTCGACCAAACTGTTCC TTTCATGCCACTGCCTGCACAGCTGCGGCCCGTCTGCAAGTGATACGGAACATTGCTGCAGGAGACGAGATTGTCTTGAGTTATGGTGATGGCTTCTTCACCGATGAATATGGCAATTCTTCGTGCGAGTGCAATACATGCGAAGA GCTGCGGCGGGGAGCGTTCAGGCCGAAAGAAAACGCGATTGTTGAGGAACCCAGAGAACGTCTGCGCCAGGTTCCGTCTCGCATGAGCACTAGGGCTGAACAAAACATGCAGCATGCACGAG aAAACTGGACGAGCCGAGCACGCAGGTTGGAGGCTAGTGCTGCCCTTCTTAAAAGCGATGATTTGAGAAAGCTCAAAGTGACACGATACGATGCAGAGCTCATGATTGAAAGCAACCACTTCCTGTCAGATGTAGGACCCAGAAAAGTTGCTCAGCAGGCCACACCCCTCGGTTCTGTTTCCAGAAGTCGACACAACAGCGGGCTTTCCAGGGCTTCCTCAGAGCAGAGCGGTGTGTGCACAGACTTATCATCAAGCAACAACTCCGCTTCAAACCTCAGTGCCTCAACTGCTAGTGCTGACGCTGCCTGTAGCTTGTCCAACCCTTGTACCCCAAGGCCGCGAGTCAAACGCTCCTTGTCGTTAGCTCGAAAATCGGGCTCAAAGCGGGCCAGGGTCGGCAGTTTATTGGACACTGGGGATGAAAACCAGCCCATCCTGACTGCAGAAATCCTACCAGAGTCTGAAAGGGAAGGAAATCGAGCGAGTTTATGGCCAG GGTTTTGA
- the LOC138971418 gene encoding histone-lysine N-methyltransferase KMT5B-like isoform X1 — MPAKHKNSKSRRLTMPKKSTRKFGASLARSRQVQQKAVSSGRNGTSYCMTTEELCRYDDICTALIIDPYMGFQTHKMNIRFRPLSNQAELKRIVEEFIHDQDYEKTHDKLLAVDPRRVSPLIKTEREQNLMRQHIYCFLKMFDNQAGFEIQPCERYSLEDQQGGKIVATKAWKKGQVISMLVGCVGELTPEQERELLVWGQNDYSVQYSDRKKKSQLWLGPAAYMNHDCRPNCSFHATACTAAARLQVIRNIAAGDEIVLSYGDGFFTDEYGNSSCECNTCEELRRGAFRPKENAIVEEPRERLRQVPSRMSTRAEQNMQHARENWTSRARRLEASAALLKSDDLRKLKVTRYDAELMIESNHFLSDVGPRKVAQQATPLGSVSRSRHNSGLSRASSEQSGVCTDLSSSNNSASNLSASTASADAACSLSNPCTPRPRVKRSLSLARKSGSKRARVGSLLDTGDENQPILTAEILPESEREGNRASLWPGKMLNGPGFDLDTGSTTVKGIPLSSRKNSVHAQSLGPHSQPANGLLSSHMTKIKAVKGEGIRQSPRLRPRQASASFSGDYVDSSDVPVGGCVVNGAAESEEPTLEDEEDNDDSGLGEMTVDPFDKSLDSNHNFHDPPVLEPQVPFVPYANTHTSFSSLAQAEEDSDQDLNKSSSSSVPQLSLCGSVASLLNAQSPSQDIPHAESWQKRQRKPTMKLRIKLEHPNQHKLHDFNRQLEREGKSQFVQIEPKETRAVRLTSQTSVESTRSGAGGTGLDADIMKTFLQPLGVMTEPVSVQPPVRLRLRSDKSGTVFQCLSPKPAACIS, encoded by the exons ATGCCTGCAAAACATAAGAATAGCAAGTCACGCCGACTCACAATGCCCAAGAAATCAACACGAAAGTTTGGTGCGTCACTTGCAAG GTCCAGGCAAGTTCAGCAGAAAGCTGTGAGCAGTGGACGAAACGGTACATCATACTGCATGACAACAGAAGAGCTGTGTCGCTATGATGATATATGCACTGCCCTAATCATCGACCCTTACATGGGTTTCCAAACCCATAAGATGAATATCAG GTTCCGTCCGCTGTCCAACCAAGCCGAGCTGAAGAGGATTGTAGAAGAGTTCATCCATGACCAGGACTATGAGAAAACGCATGACAAGCTTCTGGCTGTGGATCCCCGACGTGTTAGCCCGCTTATAAAGACTGAGCGAGAACAAAACCTTATGCGTCAGCAT ATATACTGCTTCCTGAAGATGTTTGACAATCAAGCTGGTTTTGAGATCCAGCCATGTGAGCGCTATTCGCTAGAAGACCAACAGGGAGGGAAAATCGTCGCCACCAAGGCATG GAAGAAGGGGCAGGTAATTTCCATGCTGGTGGGCTGTGTGGGAGAGCTGACACCTGAACAGGAGAGAGAGCTACTGGTGTGGGGTCAGAACGACTACAGTGTCCAGTACTCCGACCGCAAAAAGAAGTCCCAGCTCTGGTTGGGGCCCGCTGCCTACATGAACCATGACTGTCGACCAAACTGTTCC TTTCATGCCACTGCCTGCACAGCTGCGGCCCGTCTGCAAGTGATACGGAACATTGCTGCAGGAGACGAGATTGTCTTGAGTTATGGTGATGGCTTCTTCACCGATGAATATGGCAATTCTTCGTGCGAGTGCAATACATGCGAAGA GCTGCGGCGGGGAGCGTTCAGGCCGAAAGAAAACGCGATTGTTGAGGAACCCAGAGAACGTCTGCGCCAGGTTCCGTCTCGCATGAGCACTAGGGCTGAACAAAACATGCAGCATGCACGAG aAAACTGGACGAGCCGAGCACGCAGGTTGGAGGCTAGTGCTGCCCTTCTTAAAAGCGATGATTTGAGAAAGCTCAAAGTGACACGATACGATGCAGAGCTCATGATTGAAAGCAACCACTTCCTGTCAGATGTAGGACCCAGAAAAGTTGCTCAGCAGGCCACACCCCTCGGTTCTGTTTCCAGAAGTCGACACAACAGCGGGCTTTCCAGGGCTTCCTCAGAGCAGAGCGGTGTGTGCACAGACTTATCATCAAGCAACAACTCCGCTTCAAACCTCAGTGCCTCAACTGCTAGTGCTGACGCTGCCTGTAGCTTGTCCAACCCTTGTACCCCAAGGCCGCGAGTCAAACGCTCCTTGTCGTTAGCTCGAAAATCGGGCTCAAAGCGGGCCAGGGTCGGCAGTTTATTGGACACTGGGGATGAAAACCAGCCCATCCTGACTGCAGAAATCCTACCAGAGTCTGAAAGGGAAGGAAATCGAGCGAGTTTATGGCCAGGTAAGATGTTGAACGGTCCCGGCTTTGACCTAGACACGGGTAGCACCACTGTCAAAGGCATTCCTCTCTCTTCTCGTAAAAATTCCGTCCACGCCCAGTCTCTGGGTCCACACTCGCAGCCAGCCAATGGGCTCTTGTCTAGTCACATGACCAAAATAAAGGCGGTAAAAGGTGAGGGGATCAGACAGAGTCCCAGGCTGCGACCGCGGCAGGCGTCTGCCTCATTCTCCGGTGATTATGTGGACAGTTCCGATGTTCCTGTTGGAGGCTGTGTAGTGAATGGGGCAGCAGAGTCGGAGGAGCCCACATTGGAGGACGAAGAGGACAATGATGACAGCGGTCTAGGGGAGATGACGGTGGACCCGTTTGACAAGTCGCTGGACTCAAACCATAACTTCCACGACCCTCCGGTTCTGGAACCTCAGGTGCCCTTTGTGCCCTATGCCAACACCCACACATCTTTCAGCTCTCTCGCACAAGCAGAAGAGGATTCGGACCAAGACCTTAACAAATCATCCTCCTCTTCGGTTCCACAGTTATCATTGTGTGGATCGGTAGCCTCCTTGCTTAATGCTCAGTCGCCAAGTCAAGACATTCCTCACGCTGAATCGTGGCAAAAAAGACAACGCAAGCCAACGATGAAGTTGCGAATAAAACTAGAACATCCAAACCAGCATAAACTGCATGACTTCAACCGGCAGCTAGAAAGGGAGGGAAAATCTCAGTTTGTACAAATTGAACCAAAAGAAACACGCGCGGTTAGACTAACTAGTCAAACGTCGGTAGAGTCGACTCGATCAGGTGCTGGAGGGACTGGGTTGGATGCCGACATAATGAAGACCTTTCTTCAGCCACTCGGGGTAATGACAGAGCCTGTTAGTGTTCAGCCACCTGTGAGACTACGGTTACGGAGTGACAAGTCTGGCACTGTGTTTCAGTGTCTGTCTCCAAAACCAGCTGCGTGTATATCTTAA